From the Pomacea canaliculata isolate SZHN2017 linkage group LG14, ASM307304v1, whole genome shotgun sequence genome, one window contains:
- the LOC112555928 gene encoding LOW QUALITY PROTEIN: gamma-aminobutyric acid receptor subunit rho-2-like (The sequence of the model RefSeq protein was modified relative to this genomic sequence to represent the inferred CDS: inserted 1 base in 1 codon) has product MSESEDSRKQWQISVLTQTAKDPLSDIDIEAFMKDLVTNRCIDTLLEDFAADKCIDTLLEDFMAENEISLVSRKILVAPKAKIPREQGVHPSDIDEGRYSTTLLARRQVQVRVVFIKIEEINTVEEHYSGIVFIRARWREPSLDSSPNIEADKINWGDLWNPLLEVQNVKGETKSSLVRELDIVGKGEVFLVEKRRLKGTFXESMELGHFPFDIQDLSVLVTSDLREEEVEIIEDERDLSLVDINAFGDEQEWDLHNCVMSEPKTLTRTDYSQFTHTKPGRFFRCCASRRSGFFVWNIMFIMTIISLSSFVTFALDHTAPASRIQLSFLLLLAGVTFKFNASQSVPRISYLTHLDRFIIGSMIFMFLVSVWHGVLTRISDQNLKADLDKWAFIGFVILYVVLIIVFLIVTSITGYRRRSDIEHKKQEYYEKAERLSGNKQSFKRPSRGGLRRSLAKVGLF; this is encoded by the exons ATGAGTGAGTCAGAAGATTCCCGAAAGCAGTGGCAGATAAGTGTGTTGACACAGACGGCCAAGGACCCCCTCTCGGATATAGACATCGAAGCATTCATGAAAGACTTGGTGACAAACAGATGCATTGACACACTCCTGGAGGACTTTGCGGCGGATAAATGTATTGACACACTCTTGGAAGATTTCATGGCGGAAAATGAGATTTCACTCGTTTCTCGAAAAATCCTCGTTGCACCAAAAGCAAAG ATTCCTCGTGAACAAGGTGTGCATCCTTCAGACATAGATGAGGGCCGCTACTCCACAACTTTGTTGGCTCGC cGGCAGGTGCAGGTGCGAGTTGTCTTCATCAAGATCGAGGAGATCAACACCGTGGAGGAGCACTACAGTGGCATCGTCTTCATCCGGGCACGCTGGCGTGAGCCGTCACTGGACTCCTCACCCAACATT GAAGCGGACAAGATCAACTGGGGGGACCTGTGGAACCCGTTGCTGGAGGTGCAGAATGTCAAGGGCGAGACCAAGAGCAGTCTAGTGCGCGAGCTGGACATCGTGGGCAAGGGCGAGGTCTTCCTGGTGGAGAAGCGCCGCCTCAAGGGAACCT TCGAGAGCATGGAGCTCGGCCACTTCCCCTTCGACATTCAG GACTTGTCCGTCCTCGTGACGTCAGACttgagggaggaggaggtggagatCATTGAGGACGAGCGTGACCTCAGCCTCGTCGACATCAACGCCTTTGGAGATGAGCAG GAGTGGGACCTGCACAACTGTGTGATGTCGGAGCCCAAGACCCTGACCAGGACCGACTACTCTCAGTTCACGCACACCAAGCCAGGCCGCTTCTTCCGCTGCTGCGCCTCCAGACGGTCAGGCTTCTTCGTCTGGAACATCATGTTCATCATG ACCATCATCAGTTTGTCATCGTTCGTCACCTTTGCTCTGGACCACACGGCCCCAGCCAGTCGTATCCAGCTGTCCTTCCTGCTGCTTCTGGCCGGGGTCACCTTCAAGTTCAACGCCAGCCAATCAGTGCCGCGCATCTCGTACCTCACACACCTG GATCGCTTCATCATCGGCAGCATGATCTTCATGTTCCTCGTGTCTGTCTGGCATGGCGTCCTCACGCGCATCAGCGACCAGAACCTCAAGGCCGACCTCGACAAGTGGGCCTTCATCGGCTTCGTCATCCTTTACGTCGTCCTTATTATCGTCTTCCTCATCGTCACGTCCATCACG GGCTACAGGCGGCGCTCGGATATCGAACACAAGAAGCAGGAATACTAT GAAAAGGCCGAGCGGCTGTCAGGAAACAAACAGTCGTTCAAACGGCCCTCAAGAGGTGGACTTCGTCGGAGCCTGGCCAAAGTGGGTTTGTTTTAA